Genomic window (Maridesulfovibrio ferrireducens):
CTCCTGTTCTGAAAGAATCATTGCTGACTTCTGTTCCGCTTGAATTGGTGAGAATTATTTCTACTCTGGCGTTTTTTTCACATTCGCCACTGAAATCAGGTTTGATTACATTTGTTATGTAATCAAGTTTGGCGCCTGAATCATCTGCCGGATCAAGCACAATAGAGGAAACTTCAGGCTTTACGGTATCTATTTCAAAACTGATTGACGATTCTTTTGTATTAGATGCGATGTCAGTTGCTTTGACAGTTGCGGTATACTTGCCGTCGTCAAGATTTTCAGGGTTGTTAAGATACCATGTCCCGGAGTTTTGCCCGAGATCGTATGTCTCAACTGTTGCACCACTTTCATTTTTAATGACGACTACAATCTTACAGTCCGCATCGACGTGACCTTTAAAATGAGGATGATTCATATTGGTAATCAGCAATGCGTCTGATTGGTCTCCATGATCATCTGCTGCATCCATCTCAATATCGAGAGTGCTGATACTGCGGTCGATTGTTAACGTTTCGACCTTTGTTCCGGATGAATTTCCGGCCTGATCAGTTCGGGTTACTTTTATTTCGTATTCACCCTCGCTGTAATTTTCGAGGTCGGAGGTCCATTCTCCAGACACACTATCCGGAATGGCTGTGTAAATTGGTCCACCGTTAATTTGTATGGAAATTTTATCTGTAGGATCTACGGTTCCGCCCAAGGTGACGGTGTCGCTGTTAGTGGTCCAGTCTATGGGGTCGCCGAGGTTGCCGGAATTTGTAAGCAGTTCAACATTTGGAATAGTGGGGGCCAGAGTATCTATGACCAGAGGACTGAGCACCGCCGCCGGTGATTTGTTTCCGGCTGCGTCTGTTGCAACAACGGAAACCGTGTAAGTTCCGTCTCCGAGTGTGTCGGTTCCGTAGTTGTTATAGATCCAGTTTCCGTGTGCATCGGTAGTCACATCTGCGGTATGAACAACTATTTCCTCACGTTCAAAATCAAGAGTGACCGTAGAGTTTTTTTCGGCTTTACCTGTTAATTTTGGAGTGGAATCATTTGTATAATCATCGGTTGCATATTCAGGATTTTCTGGAAAACCTGAATCAGAGGTGGCAGCAAGATCAACAGTCGGCGCAATCGGTGCTGTTCCGTCAATAACCAGAGTTCTTTCTAAAAAGGCTTCATCGGATTCATTGTCAGCCACGTCTGTAGCAACGGCCTTAATAGTGTAGGTTCCGTCTGTTAAATTTGAAGAGAGAGAAGAAGTGTTCCATTGTCCGAGGTCATCTGCTGTTGCTGATGCTGTCGCGACAACAACTCCTAAGTTATTAACAACGGAAACAATAACCGTACTGTCTTTTTCTGCTGAGCCGCTGAAGAGGGGAGTCCTTTCGCTTGTAAGAAAGTCTCCAAGAGTTTCTGTGTCGGAAAGTGAGTTCAGATTGATTGTCGGTAAATCAGTCTGTGAATCAATTGTCAGATCAAGTGCAGCCGACTGCACTGAACTTGTTCCGACGTCATTTGTAGCCGCTGCGCGTATTTCGTATTCGCCGTCCGTCAGGTCTACCGGACTTGTCCATTCCCAGTTTCCACCGCCTTTCATTGTCGCGGAGTATTCCGTGATTACACCGGTTGTTACGTGCGTAACATATACCGTAACTTCAGTGTCCGGATCAGCGGTACCTGTTATAAGGGGCTTCTTGAAAGATGTTATGTTGTCTGTGGTTATTCCTGAGTCAAACGCGGCAGGCAGGTCCAAAGTCGGCACTGTCGGGTTTGATGTATCGATTGTAAAAGAATATTCAACAGTCTCTTCATTTCCCGCATAATCAGTAAGAACCAGCTTGGCGGTGTATGTCCCGTCGCCGCCATGCAGGGTGGGAAGTTGTTGTGTCCATGTTTCGCTGCCTTCAGGAATATTAACGGCATGCAGTGTGACAACGCCGTCCGGACCTTTGACCGTCAGTTGTCCTGTTGATCGTTCTTCTCCGGTTCCGGTAAGGATAGGATTGAGAATATTGGTTATGCCGTCGATTGCGCCGCTGTCGGAGCCTGCCGCCAAAGTTATTGTCGGATCAGGGCTGACATCTGTATCTATGACAAGCGTATGTTCAGTAGGGTGCTCACAGGTATTTCCTGCTAAATCCACAGCAGTGGCAGTTACTTGATAAGTTCCGTCAGAAAGTTCTCCTGAAGGATGAATGAGGTCAAGATTTAAATCGGCAGTGGATAAATTCCAATTTCCGAACTCGTCTGAGGTCGTGGTTCCAACAAGTTTTCCGTCAATAGAAAGTCTTATTTCTGAATTTTTATCAGTGGTTCCTGAAAATTCTGGAGTGGTGTCTTTTGTAAGCCAGTCTAAAGCATCTTCACCGCTGTCTTCAGTTAAATTTAATACAGGTGCAGCCGGTCGCGTGGTATCAATGGTTACGTGATGAAGATAGGCCGCTTCGCCATCGGAACTGGTGTTTCCTGCAAGATCAGTTGCGGTTAATTTAAAGGAGTATTCTCCTTCCGGGAGTTCTTCTGTAAGTGTGTATTTCCATGTTCCGTCTTCTCCTATCTCGATGGGGGTAGTTGTTTCGATTTCAATATAATCACCACTGCCAACTAATAAATAAGAAAGAGTTAGAGTGCTGTTCGGGTCTCCGCCTGTCCCCTGTAAGGTCGGAGTAGTGTCTTTTGTATAGTTGTCGGTTGCATAGTCGGGATTTGATAATGTTCCTGTGTCTGATTCAGGAGCGAGGTCCAATGTCGGGACCGGCGGAGGGGTAAGGTCGATTACCAGTTTAAATGAGGCTGAACGGGCGGACATTCCACCGATGGTGGAAACCGCGTATACAGTGTGATCTCCCTCATCAAGAGAGGGTATGCTGGTGAAAAGAAATTTGCCGTCTCCGCTGGATGCGGTAGTACTTTCTACAAGTGTTCCGTCAACATAAATTTGGACAATAGAATTAGGTTCGGCTGTACCTTCAAAATCCGGCTCTACTTCATTGGTGACATTGTCAGTCTTGAGTCCGCTGTTGGTATCTTCCGTAAGATGCAACATCGGGGTGGCAATTGTTTTGGGAATGACAGTTACCGGATTACCACCTTCGTTTTCATTAGGGTCGGCATTTTCAGGGGCGGAAGTACTTTTTACCGGTTCAACACGATCAATTTTCTCATTTTGAGTTTGAAAATGTCCGGATCTTGTGGAGGTATTCGGATTGAATGGTTGTTCTAGATTATCGTTTGCCCCTTCACCGTTTTTTTGCTCGAGTTCTTCCTGATCCTGCATAAGTGCCTGATTCAGATCTTGAGGAACCTCTGCCTGTGCGGGGGGGGTCTCGGGGTCTTTTGATCCTATTTCTTCTGAAACATTGCCTTCTTTTTCATCTCCGCTGTCTTCGTCCCGCTGGTTGGCATCCCAGATAGTTTCTTCTTCGTCGAACCTTTCCATGTCGGGGATTTCTGCGCGAGTGAAAAGTTCATGAGATTCGAGGGCTTGTCCACTGGCAAATTCCATGCGGACATTGCCTTCAAGGCTCATTATGTTACCGACAAATAGAAAAACCTGTTCTTGATTGTTGCCATCAATAAGAACGAGGTCCGCTCCTCGGAGTTCAAAAGTATAGTCGTCTGGAGACCCAGTTACGTTATAAATCGTTGAAGGAGCGATTCTCTCCTGTGATGCTGTCTTTTGTTCTGCCATGACTCCCCAGTCCTCCTGCGCTCCACAACGCTAATTTATTATAAAAAACCTTTTTCTATCGGTAAGTTAAGAACTTCTGCAAGTCGTCCTTCTTCTAAAATAATATTCAAAGTTGCCCGGATTCTGGCAAATCGTGCGTTTACTTCTCTTACTGCCGCACTGGTCTGTCCTTCTCTTGCTGTAATAAGGTCCAGCAGAGTTCGTATTCCGAGATCAAACTCGCTTAAGTAAAGGCTCATCAAATAAATGCTTGAATCATAGGCTTCTTTTGCAAGCTGGTATTCTTTTGCAGAAGAGTCGTAAGAGTTAAATGCATTATCTAAAATGTTTTTGATTTCCAGTTCGGTTGTATGTTTTGTCGCTTCCAATCTTTTTAATATTGCTTCTTCTTTTTTTATCTTTTCGTCTGTAGCAAATCCGTTAAAAAGATTCCAATTCAGTGTTAGTTGTGCGTCAAAAGAGTTTTTGTCGTCATTGTGTTGTTGCATCTCATTTTTTGCCTGTAATTTATAACCTAGAGATGGAAGGTATTCTGTCGATTTAGCTGAAATAACCATTTTCTGAGATTCTATTTCTGCTTGGGTTGCTCTTAAGCTTATATTAAAATTTAATGCTCTGGAATAAGAGTCTTCAGCATTACCGAGTATTCCCACTTTGAGTAAATTTACATTCGGTTCAATATCTGTGACCGATTGTTTTATTATGTTTTCAAGAAGTACTTTAGCCGTCTTGAATTGTTCATTTTGAATGACAAGTTGTGATTCAGTCGATTTAAGAGATACTTCTACTTTTTGAGCATCAGCTTTGGATGAAATACCTGCGTTGTATCTTTCCCAAAAGGTTTCAAGCAGTTTTTGGTAAAACTGCAGCGAATTTTCATAAACCCGTAAAAGTTGTTTTGCCTGTAAAATGGTCAAGTATGAATTTATGGTAAGGGCGGCAATATCTTCATTTGTTCTCGCAAAACGTAATTGTGCACTGTCTGCTTTCAGTCTTGCGCTTGCAACTTCGTCTTGCAGTCCACCGAAGTTAAAAATGGTTTGAGTCATGGATACTGAGCTGTCGCCATATTCCGTGATATCGGTTTTCAGATCATGCTTAGGTCCAAGGTTAGCTTGAAAATCAATGCGCGGATAATAGACGCTTTTAGAAATATTGTAGTTGGCTTCTTCTTCCTGTCTGGTCGCTAAAGCTCTATCTATTAATGGATGGTGTATCACTGCAAGGCGGCACGCCTCGTGTAACGTAAGTACAGCGCCTTTGTCCGTGGAAGCAGGGTTTGCTGTCGTAGAAGCTGTTGCGTTTTGTGTAATCTCTGGTTTGGCTACTTCTATTTGAGTTGCATTGGAGACCGATGGACCCGTTTGATTCGCCGTAGATTCTCTTTTAATCGGTGTCGCATTGGTATCAAAAAAGTTTATATCGTCTGCACTGATATATTCTTCATCAACATTAATTTGAGAGAGCGCGTTTGAACCCGTTTCTTGAGCAGGTACCAAATCATTCTGGGCAATCTGTGTGGAAAGTTCATTTAAAGAATTCGAAGGATTTTGTTTTAAGTGTTGTGCTGTGTTGCTATTAAGTTCTGGTTTTGTTTTTAGGTCAGGAGTGACAGCATAAGCGTTCCCGTTCAAAGGAAAAAAGGGGGCGCATATTACAAAAAGAATACAAATAATATTAAAAGTAGCCTGAAACATTTTTCACCATAGGGTTATTAAAAACTGAAGAATGAAGTGTTAAATAGAAAAATTTTTAACTATCCGTTTTTTTGGTTTCAAGGGCTTGCTCAAGAGCTATGACCATCTGTCGGGATTCTTTTATAAGCCGTCCGGAAAGTTCATTTCCAAGTTTGACTTCTTTTGTTGTTTCGATGGACTGGTCTTGGACAGTTTTCATTACTTCTGCTGAACTTTGCTGCAAAATAGTCATTTCAAGTAAAAATCTATTTGTATTAGTTAACGTTTCGATAAGGGCTTTGTTATGTTGGACAAGTTGTTTTGAAATAGCTTTAAGCTGGCTTGATAATCCTTCATCTGAAGGAAAGTCTAGAGAGTCCTCAGAGTCAGTTTTACAGGCAAAGTTAGTTTTTTGGTTTAGCCAATTTTCCAGTTTACTTTTGAGCTGATCATGTATCCGGCTTAAAAAAATGGAAAGAATGCCTACAACTCCGCTACCTGCAAGCCCGAAGAGCGATGTTGAGAAGGCCGTTCCCATACCCGCCATGGGTTCTTTTAACTGTATGATAAGTTGAACCATAACAGTTAAAATGGAGCTGTCTCCTGTATCGCTGAGTCCTCCGGCAAGCGCGCTTAATATCTCACCCATAGATTGTAAGGTAATTGTTAGCCCTAAGAAGGTACCCATAAGCCCCAGTAAGACGAGGAATCCACCCAAAAAAGAGACTAGAGAGGTTCTGGACGATATGCTTTGTTCAAGTCCTTCAACGATAGATCTAGTGTCACTTGAAGAGTTTACAAGAATATATCCATTCTTTTGAACGGATGAGATCATAGGTTTTAATACTGTAGTAAGGAGGCCGCTTTTATAATCTTCTGCGTCGAAAGATGATTCTGAGGGGTTTTCACACCACTTGGTAAATTTTTCAAATATAGATATTTCATAACAGACAGAGACAATATAATGAAAGACTAAATAAATACTGCCAACGATAACGGTTGTAATAATTGAATTAATTGGAATTGAAGTCTTAAATAGTGACGTTATGAAATCGAAACTCAGCACTACTCCAAGCAAAAGCGTGGCTAAAAATGCAATAGAAAAATATAAATAAAGTTTATATTTGTTAGATTCTTTAAACATTATATAAATCCTAATAATATAGAATGTTTGCATTGCAAACATTCTAAGATTTGTAGTAGATTATTGTGACTTTAATAATAAAATCAAATGTATTTAGAAGAGCCCAACCCCTCGTTTCGAGTATAGGCCTTATAACGCA
Coding sequences:
- a CDS encoding TolC family protein, yielding MFQATFNIICILFVICAPFFPLNGNAYAVTPDLKTKPELNSNTAQHLKQNPSNSLNELSTQIAQNDLVPAQETGSNALSQINVDEEYISADDINFFDTNATPIKRESTANQTGPSVSNATQIEVAKPEITQNATASTTANPASTDKGAVLTLHEACRLAVIHHPLIDRALATRQEEEANYNISKSVYYPRIDFQANLGPKHDLKTDITEYGDSSVSMTQTIFNFGGLQDEVASARLKADSAQLRFARTNEDIAALTINSYLTILQAKQLLRVYENSLQFYQKLLETFWERYNAGISSKADAQKVEVSLKSTESQLVIQNEQFKTAKVLLENIIKQSVTDIEPNVNLLKVGILGNAEDSYSRALNFNISLRATQAEIESQKMVISAKSTEYLPSLGYKLQAKNEMQQHNDDKNSFDAQLTLNWNLFNGFATDEKIKKEEAILKRLEATKHTTELEIKNILDNAFNSYDSSAKEYQLAKEAYDSSIYLMSLYLSEFDLGIRTLLDLITAREGQTSAAVREVNARFARIRATLNIILEEGRLAEVLNLPIEKGFL